A single Pseudomonas brassicacearum DNA region contains:
- a CDS encoding aldehyde dehydrogenase — MTTLTRADWEQRARDLKIEGRAFINGEYTDAVSGETFDCLSPVDGRLLGKVASCDVADAQRAVENARATFNSGAWSRLAPSKRKATMIRFAGLLKQHAEELALLETLDMGKPISDSLNIDVPGAAQALSWSGEAIDKLYDEVAATPHDQLGLVTREPVGVVGAIVPWNFPLMMACWKLGPALSTGNSVVLKPSEKSPLTAIRIAALAIEAGIPKGVLNVLPGYGHTVGKALALHMDVDTLVFTGSTKIAKQLMIYSGESNMKRIWLEAGGKSPNIVFADAPDLQAAAESAASAIAFNQGEVCTAGSRLLVERSIKDTFLPLVIEALKGWKPGNPLDPATNVGALVDTQQMNTVLSYIEAGHSDGAKLVAGGKRILEETGGTYVEPTIFDGVSNAMKIAQEEIFGPVLSVIAFDTAEQAIEIANDTPYGLAAAVWTKDISKAHLTAKALRAGSVWVNQYDGGDMTAPFGGFKQSGNGRDKSLHAFDKYTELKSTWIKL; from the coding sequence ATGACCACCCTGACTCGTGCCGACTGGGAACAACGCGCCCGCGACCTGAAGATCGAAGGCCGCGCCTTCATCAACGGCGAGTACACCGATGCGGTGTCCGGCGAAACCTTCGATTGCCTCAGCCCGGTCGATGGCCGCTTGCTGGGCAAGGTCGCCAGCTGTGACGTGGCCGACGCCCAGCGTGCGGTCGAAAACGCTCGTGCCACGTTCAATTCCGGCGCCTGGTCGCGGCTGGCCCCAAGCAAGCGCAAAGCCACCATGATTCGTTTCGCCGGCCTGCTCAAGCAGCATGCCGAAGAACTGGCCCTGCTCGAAACCCTGGACATGGGCAAGCCGATCAGCGATTCCCTCAATATCGATGTTCCCGGCGCGGCCCAAGCCTTGAGCTGGAGCGGCGAAGCCATCGACAAGCTCTACGACGAAGTGGCGGCCACCCCCCACGACCAGTTGGGCCTGGTAACCCGTGAGCCGGTGGGTGTCGTGGGCGCTATCGTGCCATGGAACTTCCCGTTGATGATGGCCTGCTGGAAACTCGGCCCGGCGCTGTCCACCGGTAACTCGGTGGTGCTCAAACCGTCGGAAAAATCCCCGCTGACCGCCATCCGTATCGCCGCACTGGCGATCGAGGCCGGTATTCCCAAAGGCGTGCTGAACGTGCTGCCAGGCTATGGCCACACCGTCGGCAAGGCCCTGGCCCTGCATATGGACGTCGATACGCTGGTGTTCACCGGCTCTACCAAGATCGCCAAGCAACTGATGATCTACTCCGGCGAATCCAATATGAAGCGTATCTGGCTGGAAGCCGGCGGCAAGAGCCCGAACATCGTGTTCGCCGATGCCCCGGACCTGCAAGCCGCCGCCGAATCCGCCGCCAGCGCCATCGCCTTCAACCAGGGCGAGGTCTGCACCGCCGGCTCGCGGCTGTTGGTGGAGCGCTCCATCAAGGACACGTTCCTGCCACTGGTGATCGAAGCCCTCAAGGGCTGGAAGCCTGGCAACCCCCTGGACCCGGCCACCAATGTCGGCGCCCTGGTCGATACCCAGCAGATGAACACCGTGCTGTCCTACATTGAGGCCGGGCACAGCGACGGCGCCAAATTGGTGGCCGGCGGCAAGCGCATCCTTGAGGAAACGGGCGGCACCTACGTCGAGCCGACAATTTTCGATGGCGTGAGCAACGCGATGAAAATCGCCCAGGAAGAGATTTTCGGCCCGGTGCTGTCGGTCATTGCCTTCGACACCGCCGAGCAGGCCATCGAGATCGCCAACGACACACCGTACGGCCTGGCCGCAGCGGTATGGACCAAGGACATCTCCAAGGCCCACCTGACCGCCAAGGCCCTGCGTGCCGGTAGCGTATGGGTCAACCAGTACGACGGCGGCGACATGACCGCGCCGTTCGGTGGTTTCAAGCAATCGGGCAACGGTCGCGACAAGTCGCTGCATGCGTTCGACAAGTACACCGAGCTGAAGTCGACCTGGATCAAGCTCTGA
- a CDS encoding cupin domain-containing protein has translation MSIQDIVDFSQANTTAERYRPDPAKVFKGDPEQTVFNHYSSPCGQMNAGVWEGAVGQWTVNYTEHEYCEIVQGVSVLRDDDGNAKTLRAGDRFVIPAGFKGTWEVLEPCRKIYVVFEQKA, from the coding sequence ATGAGCATTCAGGACATTGTCGATTTCAGCCAAGCCAATACCACCGCCGAACGCTATCGCCCGGACCCGGCCAAGGTGTTCAAGGGCGACCCCGAACAAACAGTGTTCAACCACTACAGCAGCCCCTGCGGGCAAATGAATGCTGGCGTATGGGAAGGCGCCGTCGGCCAGTGGACGGTCAATTACACCGAGCATGAGTATTGCGAGATCGTCCAGGGCGTTTCCGTGCTGCGGGACGACGATGGCAATGCCAAGACCCTGCGGGCCGGCGACCGTTTCGTGATTCCAGCGGGGTTCAAGGGTACTTGGGAAGTGTTGGAGCCGTGCCGCAAGATTTACGTGGTGTTCGAACAGAAGGCTTGA
- the rpmG gene encoding 50S ribosomal protein L33 produces the protein MRELIRLISSAGTGHFYTTDKNKRTTPDKIEIKKYDPVVRKHVIYKEGKIK, from the coding sequence ATGCGTGAATTGATTCGTTTGATCTCGAGCGCCGGTACTGGTCACTTCTACACTACCGACAAGAACAAGCGTACTACCCCGGACAAAATCGAGATCAAGAAATATGATCCGGTTGTTCGCAAGCACGTGATCTACAAGGAAGGCAAAATCAAGTAA
- the rpmB gene encoding 50S ribosomal protein L28: MSRVCQVTGKGPVTGNNISHANNKTRRRFLPNLQHHRFWVEEEKRFVRLRVSAKGMRIIDKRGISVVLAELRRDGKV, translated from the coding sequence ATGTCGAGAGTCTGTCAAGTTACCGGTAAGGGTCCGGTGACTGGGAATAACATTTCCCACGCAAACAACAAAACCCGTCGTCGTTTCCTGCCGAACCTGCAGCATCACCGCTTCTGGGTTGAAGAAGAGAAACGTTTTGTGCGTCTGCGCGTATCTGCCAAGGGCATGCGTATCATCGACAAGCGTGGCATCAGTGTCGTGCTGGCCGAACTTCGTCGCGATGGCAAGGTTTAA
- a CDS encoding ABC transporter substrate-binding protein: protein MRLAALPLLLAPLLISPQALAAALSVCTEASPEGFDVVQYNSLTTTNASADVLMNRLVDFDTASGKVVPSLAERWEVSTDGLTYVFKLRPQVKFHRTDYFTPRRDLTAEDVKFSFERMLDPATPWHKVAQSGFPHAQSMQLPALIKKIDALDPLTVRFTLDHADSTFLATLSMGFASIYSAEYADQLMKAGTPEKLNNQPIGTGPFIFNRFQKDASIRYKANADYFGGKPQVDPLIFAITPDANVRLQKLRRNECQIALSPKPLDVQAAKQEPTLKVEQTDAFMTAFVAINSQHPPLDKPEVRQAINLAFDKASYLKTVFEGTAEAANGPYPPNTWSYAKNLPGYAHDPAKARDLLAKAGLKEGFQTTIWTRPSGSLLNPNPSAGAQLLQSDLAQIGIQAEIRVIEWGELIRRAKAGEHDLLFMGWAGDNGDPDNFLTPQFSCAAVKSGTNFARYCNPDLDKLITAGKTTGEQGVRTKLYEQAQAQIQQQALWLPLAHPTAFVLTRKDVQGYSVSPFGRQDYSKVSIK, encoded by the coding sequence ATGCGCCTCGCTGCCCTACCATTGTTGCTCGCCCCTCTGCTGATCAGCCCGCAGGCCTTGGCCGCCGCCCTGAGCGTCTGTACCGAAGCCAGCCCGGAAGGGTTCGATGTCGTCCAGTACAACTCCCTGACGACCACCAACGCCTCCGCCGACGTGCTGATGAACCGCCTGGTGGACTTCGATACCGCCAGTGGCAAAGTGGTCCCAAGCCTGGCCGAGCGCTGGGAAGTCTCCACCGATGGCCTGACCTATGTGTTCAAGCTGCGGCCACAGGTCAAGTTCCACCGCACCGACTACTTCACGCCGCGCCGCGACCTGACCGCCGAGGACGTGAAGTTCAGCTTCGAGCGCATGCTAGACCCTGCGACCCCATGGCACAAGGTTGCGCAGAGTGGCTTCCCCCATGCCCAGTCCATGCAATTGCCGGCGCTGATCAAGAAAATCGACGCGCTGGACCCACTGACCGTGCGCTTCACCCTCGATCACGCCGACTCGACCTTTTTGGCGACGTTGAGCATGGGCTTTGCCTCCATCTATTCGGCCGAATACGCCGATCAATTGATGAAGGCCGGCACGCCGGAAAAACTCAACAACCAGCCGATCGGCACCGGCCCGTTCATTTTCAACCGGTTCCAGAAAGATGCTTCGATTCGCTACAAGGCCAACGCTGATTATTTTGGCGGCAAGCCCCAAGTGGATCCCTTGATCTTCGCCATCACGCCGGACGCCAACGTACGCCTGCAGAAACTGCGCCGCAACGAATGCCAGATCGCCCTGTCGCCCAAGCCGCTGGACGTACAAGCCGCCAAGCAAGAACCTACGCTGAAAGTCGAGCAGACCGACGCCTTCATGACCGCGTTCGTGGCGATCAACAGCCAGCATCCGCCACTGGACAAGCCTGAGGTGCGCCAAGCCATCAACCTGGCCTTCGACAAGGCCAGCTACCTCAAGACCGTCTTCGAAGGCACCGCCGAAGCCGCCAACGGCCCCTACCCGCCCAACACCTGGAGCTACGCCAAAAACCTGCCCGGCTACGCCCATGACCCGGCAAAGGCCCGTGACCTGCTGGCCAAGGCCGGTTTGAAGGAAGGCTTCCAGACCACCATCTGGACCCGCCCTTCCGGCAGCCTGCTGAACCCCAACCCCAGTGCCGGCGCACAGCTGCTGCAGTCCGACCTGGCGCAAATCGGCATCCAGGCCGAGATCCGGGTGATCGAATGGGGCGAGTTGATCCGTCGCGCCAAGGCCGGCGAACATGACCTGCTGTTCATGGGTTGGGCGGGCGACAACGGCGATCCGGACAACTTTCTCACGCCACAATTTTCCTGCGCGGCGGTCAAGTCCGGCACCAACTTCGCCCGCTACTGCAACCCCGACCTGGACAAACTGATCACCGCCGGCAAGACCACTGGCGAACAAGGTGTGCGTACCAAGCTCTATGAGCAGGCCCAGGCCCAGATCCAGCAGCAGGCCCTGTGGCTACCCCTGGCCCACCCGACCGCGTTCGTCCTGACCCGCAAGGATGTGCAGGGTTATTCGGTCAGCCCGTTTGGGCGCCAGGACTATTCGAAAGTCAGCATCAAGTAA
- the radC gene encoding RadC family protein, which yields MSIRDWPAAERPRERLLALGAGSLSDAELLAIFLRTGVSGKSAVDLARQLLIQFGSLRALLEADQITFSNHMGLGPAKFAQLQAAQEMSRRHLAERAREKTSLESPFVVREYLKSMLRHEPHEVFGCLFLNSKHQVLAFEALFRGSIDSASVHPRQVVKRALAHNAAALILCHNHPSGNSEPSQADRVLTERLREALELIDVRVLDHFIVGDGEPLSMAECGWM from the coding sequence ATGAGTATTCGCGATTGGCCCGCAGCCGAGCGGCCGCGGGAGAGGTTATTGGCGCTGGGGGCGGGGAGTCTGTCGGACGCCGAGCTGCTGGCGATTTTTTTACGAACCGGCGTGTCGGGCAAAAGTGCGGTGGATCTGGCACGACAACTATTGATTCAATTTGGCAGCCTGCGCGCACTGCTTGAGGCCGATCAGATCACATTCAGCAACCATATGGGGCTCGGGCCGGCGAAGTTTGCCCAACTGCAGGCGGCTCAGGAAATGAGCCGTCGGCATTTGGCTGAACGAGCCCGGGAAAAGACCTCGCTGGAAAGCCCATTCGTGGTGCGTGAGTACTTGAAATCGATGCTGCGCCACGAGCCCCACGAAGTGTTCGGTTGCCTGTTTCTCAACTCCAAGCACCAGGTGTTGGCCTTCGAGGCGCTGTTTCGCGGCTCCATCGACAGCGCCAGTGTTCATCCCCGGCAGGTGGTCAAAAGGGCCTTGGCCCATAACGCCGCCGCGCTGATCCTGTGCCACAACCACCCCTCCGGTAACTCCGAGCCCAGCCAGGCCGATCGGGTGCTCACCGAGCGGCTTCGGGAGGCGCTGGAGCTGATCGATGTGCGGGTGCTCGATCATTTCATCGTTGGCGATGGGGAGCCGCTGTCGATGGCGGAGTGTGGGTGGATGTAG
- the coaBC gene encoding bifunctional phosphopantothenoylcysteine decarboxylase/phosphopantothenate--cysteine ligase CoaBC yields MQRLYRKRIVLGVGGGIAAYKSAELVRRLIDQGAEVRVVMTRGGSEFITPLTMQALSGHPVHLDLLDPAAEAAMGHIELAKWADLVLIAPATADLMARLAQGIADDLLTTLVLATDAVVAVAPAMNQAMWRDPATQANLQLLESRALKVFGPASGSQACGDVGMGRMLEATDLAQCAADCFQRQALTGKHVLITAGPTQENIDPVRYITNHSSGKMGFALAEAAVEAGARVTLITGPVHLPTPDRVTRIDVVSARDMLAACEAAIPCDLFIASAAVADYRPEVVAPQKLKKDPTSGDGLLLQMVRNPDILASIATRPDRPFSVGFAAETEHLLDYAARKLKDKNLDLIVANDVANPSIGFNSEENACSVIDRQLHATLFAQTSKSKIARQLITFIAERLNQV; encoded by the coding sequence ATGCAGCGGCTGTATCGGAAACGCATCGTTCTGGGCGTCGGCGGCGGCATTGCCGCCTACAAGAGCGCCGAGCTGGTTCGCAGGCTTATCGACCAGGGCGCGGAAGTACGGGTCGTCATGACCCGCGGTGGCAGCGAGTTCATTACTCCGCTGACCATGCAAGCCCTGTCCGGGCACCCGGTCCATCTGGATTTGCTCGACCCGGCGGCAGAAGCCGCCATGGGTCATATCGAACTGGCCAAATGGGCCGACCTGGTGCTGATCGCCCCGGCTACGGCCGACCTGATGGCCCGCCTGGCCCAAGGCATCGCCGACGACCTGCTGACCACTCTGGTGCTCGCCACCGACGCTGTGGTCGCCGTGGCACCGGCCATGAACCAGGCCATGTGGCGCGACCCGGCCACCCAGGCCAACCTGCAATTGCTGGAAAGCCGCGCCCTGAAAGTCTTCGGCCCGGCCTCCGGCAGCCAGGCCTGCGGCGATGTCGGCATGGGCCGCATGCTCGAAGCCACTGACCTGGCCCAGTGCGCCGCCGACTGCTTCCAGCGCCAGGCGCTGACCGGCAAGCACGTGCTGATCACCGCCGGACCGACCCAGGAAAACATCGACCCGGTGCGCTACATCACCAACCACAGCTCCGGGAAAATGGGCTTCGCCCTGGCCGAAGCCGCCGTGGAAGCCGGCGCCCGGGTGACGCTGATCACCGGCCCCGTACACTTGCCAACGCCGGACCGGGTCACGCGCATCGACGTGGTCAGCGCCCGGGACATGCTCGCAGCCTGCGAAGCAGCCATCCCCTGCGACCTGTTCATCGCCTCGGCGGCGGTGGCGGACTACCGTCCCGAAGTCGTTGCCCCGCAAAAATTGAAGAAAGACCCTACAAGCGGCGACGGCCTGCTACTGCAAATGGTGCGCAACCCGGACATCCTGGCCAGCATCGCCACCCGCCCCGACCGCCCGTTCAGTGTCGGCTTCGCCGCCGAGACCGAACACCTGCTCGATTACGCCGCACGCAAGCTCAAGGACAAGAACCTCGACTTGATCGTCGCCAACGACGTGGCCAACCCGAGCATCGGCTTCAACAGCGAAGAAAACGCCTGCAGCGTGATCGACCGCCAGTTGCACGCCACACTTTTCGCCCAGACCAGCAAGAGCAAGATTGCCCGCCAGCTGATCACCTTTATCGCCGAACGTCTGAACCAGGTTTAA
- the dut gene encoding dUTP diphosphatase, whose product MHALQAKILDPRIGNEFPLPQYATPGSAGLDLRAMLKQDTILEPGQTLLIPTGLSVYIGDPGLAALILPRSGLGHKHGIVLGNLVGLIDSDYQGELMVSCWNRGQTAFNIAVGERIAQLVLVPVVQAHFELVEEFDESQRGAGGFGHSGSH is encoded by the coding sequence ATGCACGCCCTACAAGCCAAAATCCTCGATCCACGCATCGGCAACGAATTCCCGCTGCCGCAATACGCCACACCGGGCTCCGCCGGCCTCGACCTGCGGGCGATGCTCAAGCAGGACACGATCCTGGAGCCGGGCCAGACCCTGCTGATCCCTACCGGCCTGTCGGTGTACATCGGCGACCCGGGCCTGGCCGCGCTGATCCTGCCTCGCTCGGGCCTGGGCCACAAGCACGGCATCGTGCTGGGCAACCTGGTGGGCCTGATCGACTCCGATTACCAAGGCGAACTGATGGTGTCGTGCTGGAACCGCGGCCAAACGGCCTTCAACATAGCCGTGGGCGAACGCATCGCGCAGTTGGTGCTGGTGCCGGTGGTCCAGGCCCACTTCGAACTGGTCGAAGAATTCGACGAAAGCCAGCGCGGCGCAGGTGGTTTCGGGCATTCCGGCAGCCATTGA
- the argB gene encoding acetylglutamate kinase, translating into MTLEREAAANTAKVLSEALPYIRRYVGKTLVIKYGGNAMESEELKTGFARDIVLMKAVGINPVVVHGGGPQIGDLLKRLSIESHFIDGMRVTDAQTMDVVEMVLGGQVNKDIVNLINRHGGSAIGLTGKDAELIRAKKLTVTRQTPEMTQPEIIDIGHVGEVVGINTDLLNLLVKGDFIPVIAPIGVGANGESYNINADLVAGKVAEALKAEKLMLLTNIAGLMDKSGKVLTGLSTQQVDDLIADGTIYGGMLPKIRCALEAVQGGVGSSLIIDGRVPNAILLEIFTDTGVGTLISNRKRP; encoded by the coding sequence ATGACCCTCGAACGCGAAGCCGCCGCCAACACCGCCAAGGTCCTGTCCGAAGCGTTGCCTTATATCCGACGCTACGTCGGCAAGACCCTGGTGATCAAATATGGCGGCAACGCGATGGAAAGCGAGGAGCTGAAAACCGGCTTCGCCCGTGACATCGTGCTGATGAAGGCCGTGGGCATCAACCCGGTGGTCGTACACGGTGGTGGCCCGCAAATCGGTGACTTGCTCAAGCGCCTGTCGATCGAAAGCCACTTCATCGATGGCATGCGTGTCACCGACGCGCAGACCATGGATGTGGTGGAAATGGTCCTGGGCGGCCAGGTCAACAAGGACATCGTCAACCTGATCAACCGCCATGGCGGCAGCGCCATCGGCCTGACAGGCAAGGACGCCGAGCTGATCCGGGCGAAAAAGCTCACCGTCACTCGCCAGACACCGGAAATGACCCAGCCGGAAATCATCGACATCGGTCATGTGGGCGAAGTGGTCGGCATCAACACCGACCTGCTGAACCTGCTGGTCAAGGGCGACTTCATCCCGGTCATCGCGCCCATCGGCGTGGGCGCCAATGGCGAGTCGTACAACATCAACGCCGACCTAGTGGCCGGCAAGGTTGCCGAGGCACTGAAAGCTGAAAAGCTGATGCTGCTGACCAACATCGCCGGCCTGATGGACAAGTCGGGCAAGGTCCTGACCGGCCTGTCGACCCAACAGGTCGATGACCTGATCGCCGACGGCACCATCTACGGCGGCATGCTGCCGAAGATTCGTTGCGCACTGGAAGCGGTACAAGGCGGCGTCGGCAGCTCGCTGATCATCGACGGACGGGTGCCGAATGCGATCCTGCTGGAGATCTTCACCGACACTGGCGTGGGTACGTTGATCAGCAATCGCAAGCGTCCTTAA
- the pyrE gene encoding orotate phosphoribosyltransferase produces the protein MQAYQRDFIRFAIDRGVLRFGEFTLKSGRTSPYFFNAGLFNTGSALAQLGRFYAAAIVESGIPFDVLFGPAYKGIPLAATTAVALAEHHGRDLPWCFNRKEAKAHGEGGSLVGAPLTGDVLIIDDVITAGTAIREVMQIIGSQEGAKAAGVLIALNRQERGNGELSAIQEVERDFGIPVISIVSLNQVLEFLADDPQLKQHLPAVEAYRAQFGV, from the coding sequence ATGCAGGCGTATCAGCGCGATTTCATTCGCTTTGCCATCGATCGCGGCGTTTTGCGCTTCGGTGAGTTCACCCTCAAGTCCGGGCGCACCAGCCCGTACTTCTTCAATGCCGGCCTGTTCAACACCGGTTCCGCCCTGGCGCAACTGGGTCGTTTCTATGCGGCAGCCATCGTCGAGAGTGGCATCCCGTTCGACGTGCTGTTCGGCCCGGCCTACAAAGGCATCCCGCTGGCCGCCACCACCGCCGTCGCCCTGGCCGAACACCACGGCCGCGACTTGCCTTGGTGCTTCAACCGCAAGGAAGCCAAGGCCCATGGCGAAGGCGGTAGCCTGGTGGGCGCGCCGCTGACCGGCGACGTATTGATCATCGACGACGTCATCACCGCCGGCACTGCCATTCGTGAAGTGATGCAGATCATCGGTTCCCAGGAAGGCGCCAAGGCCGCTGGCGTGCTGATTGCCCTGAACCGCCAGGAGCGCGGTAACGGTGAGTTGTCGGCGATCCAGGAAGTGGAGCGCGACTTCGGCATCCCGGTGATCAGCATTGTGTCGCTGAACCAGGTGCTGGAGTTTTTGGCCGACGATCCGCAGCTCAAGCAGCATTTGCCGGCGGTTGAGGCTTATCGGGCGCAGTTCGGCGTCTAA
- a CDS encoding exodeoxyribonuclease III has product MRIISVNVNGIQAAVERGLLSWLQAQNADVICLQDTRASAFELDDAAFQLDGYFLYACDAEVPAQGGVALYSRLQPKAVINGLGFETADRYGRYLQADFDKVSIATLLLPSGQNGDEDLNQKFKLMDDFARYLDKQRRKRREYIYCGSLYVAQQKLDIKNWRDSQQSPGFLAPERAWMDEIIGNMGYVDALREVSREGDQYSWWPDNEQAEMLNLGWRFDYQLLTPGLRRFVRSARLPRQPRFSQHAPLIVDYDWTLTI; this is encoded by the coding sequence ATGCGGATCATCAGTGTGAACGTCAATGGTATTCAGGCTGCAGTCGAGCGTGGTTTGCTCAGTTGGCTGCAAGCACAGAATGCCGACGTCATCTGCCTGCAGGACACCCGCGCCTCCGCCTTTGAACTGGACGATGCAGCCTTCCAACTGGATGGTTACTTCCTTTATGCCTGCGATGCCGAAGTCCCCGCCCAGGGTGGCGTGGCTTTGTACTCGCGGCTGCAACCGAAGGCTGTCATCAACGGTCTCGGTTTCGAGACGGCGGACCGCTACGGGCGCTACCTGCAAGCCGATTTCGACAAGGTCAGCATCGCGACCTTACTGCTCCCTTCGGGGCAGAACGGCGATGAAGATTTGAATCAGAAATTCAAGTTGATGGACGACTTCGCCCGTTACCTGGATAAACAGCGGCGCAAACGTCGCGAGTACATCTATTGTGGCTCGCTGTACGTGGCGCAACAGAAGCTGGATATCAAGAACTGGCGCGACAGCCAACAATCTCCTGGCTTCCTGGCACCGGAACGGGCCTGGATGGACGAGATCATTGGCAACATGGGTTATGTCGACGCCCTGCGTGAAGTCAGCCGTGAAGGTGACCAATACAGCTGGTGGCCGGACAACGAACAGGCCGAAATGCTCAACCTCGGTTGGCGTTTCGACTACCAGTTGCTGACGCCTGGGCTGCGCCGTTTCGTACGCAGCGCCCGCCTGCCGCGTCAGCCACGGTTCTCGCAGCACGCGCCGCTGATCGTGGATTACGACTGGACGTTGACCATCTAA
- a CDS encoding DUF4870 domain-containing protein: MSDEQILLPQPSKEARQWAMFCHLSALLGIWIPFGTLIGPLVLWQLKRESDPFIDAQGKEALNFQITVAIASAICLLLMVVVIGFFLFGLVAIGALVLTIIGGVKANEGLPYRYPFTWRLVK; encoded by the coding sequence ATGAGTGATGAGCAAATCCTGCTGCCCCAGCCGAGCAAAGAGGCGCGTCAATGGGCAATGTTTTGTCACCTGTCCGCCTTGTTGGGGATCTGGATTCCGTTCGGCACCCTGATCGGGCCGCTCGTGCTCTGGCAGCTCAAGCGTGAATCCGACCCGTTCATCGATGCCCAGGGCAAGGAAGCGCTGAACTTCCAGATTACCGTGGCGATTGCCTCGGCGATCTGCCTGTTGCTGATGGTCGTGGTGATCGGCTTCTTCCTGTTCGGCCTGGTGGCCATCGGTGCGCTGGTGCTGACCATTATTGGCGGCGTGAAGGCCAATGAAGGGCTGCCGTATAGGTATCCGTTTACCTGGCGCTTGGTCAAATAA
- the rph gene encoding ribonuclease PH produces MKRPSGRAADQLRSIRITRNYTKHAEGSVLVEFGDTKVICTVSVENGVPRFLKGQGQGWLTAEYGMLPRATGERNQREASRGKQGGRTLEIQRLIGRSLRAALDMSKLGDVTLYVDCDVIQADGGTRTASITGAMVALVDALKVIKKRGGLKGGDPLKQMIAAVSVGMYQGEPVLDLDYLEDSAAETDLNVVMTSAGGFIEVQGTAEGAPFQPEELNAMLELAKKGMNEIFELQKAALAD; encoded by the coding sequence ATGAAACGTCCAAGTGGTCGCGCTGCCGATCAGCTTCGCTCGATCCGCATTACCCGCAACTACACCAAACACGCCGAGGGATCTGTACTGGTCGAATTCGGTGATACCAAAGTCATCTGCACGGTCAGCGTCGAAAACGGCGTGCCACGGTTCCTCAAGGGCCAGGGTCAAGGCTGGCTGACCGCTGAATACGGCATGCTGCCGCGCGCCACTGGTGAGCGCAATCAACGTGAGGCCAGCCGTGGCAAGCAGGGCGGCCGTACCCTGGAAATCCAACGTTTGATCGGCCGTTCGCTGCGTGCCGCGCTGGACATGTCCAAGTTGGGCGACGTGACGCTGTATGTCGATTGCGATGTGATCCAGGCTGACGGCGGCACCCGTACCGCGTCCATTACCGGAGCCATGGTCGCACTGGTCGATGCCTTGAAAGTGATCAAGAAGCGCGGCGGCCTCAAGGGCGGCGACCCGCTCAAGCAAATGATCGCCGCGGTGTCCGTGGGCATGTACCAGGGCGAGCCGGTGCTGGACCTGGATTACCTGGAAGATTCCGCCGCCGAGACCGACCTGAACGTGGTCATGACCAGTGCCGGTGGTTTTATCGAAGTCCAGGGTACTGCCGAGGGCGCGCCGTTCCAGCCGGAAGAATTGAACGCTATGCTGGAGTTGGCGAAGAAAGGCATGAACGAGATATTCGAACTGCAAAAGGCCGCCTTGGCTGACTGA
- a CDS encoding YicC/YloC family endoribonuclease: MVHSMTAFARVEKAGAQGTLSWELRSVNSRYLEPHLRLPESFRDLEGGVREALRQGLSRGKLECTLRFTEESTGKTLQVDRERAAQLVAAAETVASLIKNPAALNPLEVLAWPGVLVGDANDPQALNAEAMALFNEGLKELKAGREREGAELARLINERLTSIEEDVSTLRELVPQMLATQRQKILDRFTDMKAELDPQRLEQEMVMLAQKSDVAEELDRLSTHIIEVRRVLKSGGAAGRRLDFLMQELNREANTLGSKAFDPRSTQAAVNLKVLIEQMREQVQNIE; encoded by the coding sequence ATGGTGCACAGCATGACCGCCTTCGCCCGCGTCGAAAAAGCCGGGGCCCAAGGCACGCTGAGCTGGGAACTGCGCTCGGTCAACAGCCGCTACCTGGAGCCGCACCTGCGCCTGCCCGAGTCTTTCCGCGACCTGGAAGGCGGCGTGCGCGAAGCACTGCGCCAGGGCCTGTCCCGGGGCAAGCTGGAATGCACCCTGCGCTTCACCGAAGAAAGCACCGGCAAGACGCTTCAGGTAGACCGCGAACGCGCCGCGCAACTGGTCGCCGCCGCCGAAACCGTCGCCAGCCTTATCAAGAACCCCGCCGCCCTGAACCCACTGGAAGTCCTGGCCTGGCCCGGCGTGCTGGTGGGGGACGCGAATGACCCGCAGGCGCTGAACGCCGAGGCGATGGCGCTGTTCAATGAAGGTCTCAAAGAACTCAAGGCCGGCCGCGAGCGCGAAGGTGCGGAGCTGGCCCGGCTGATCAACGAGCGCCTGACCTCCATTGAAGAAGACGTCAGCACCCTGCGCGAACTGGTCCCGCAGATGCTCGCCACCCAGCGCCAGAAAATCCTCGACCGCTTCACCGACATGAAGGCCGAGCTGGATCCGCAACGCCTGGAACAGGAAATGGTCATGCTCGCGCAAAAGAGCGACGTGGCCGAAGAACTGGATCGCCTGAGCACCCACATCATCGAAGTTCGCCGGGTGCTCAAGTCCGGCGGTGCGGCCGGTCGCCGCCTGGACTTCCTGATGCAGGAACTCAACCGCGAAGCCAACACACTGGGCTCCAAGGCCTTCGACCCGCGCAGCACCCAGGCGGCGGTCAACCTCAAGGTGTTGATCGAACAAATGCGTGAACAAGTGCAGAACATTGAGTAA